The Mycosarcoma maydis chromosome 12, whole genome shotgun sequence nucleotide sequence GATGACTTGCAAGAATTCGTGGAACGAGCCAGGCCAGccgtgcagcagcagcagggGGATGACCTTGGTGTTGAaaccagcagcaggagcatTGGCGCGTTCGTGGATGAAATGCACATCGACGTCTTCGATGAGCACCGAATAGTGCGAAAacgacgagatgcgcgCTTGTTCGGCTGCCCAGGTGTCGTGATCCGGGCCGGAGCGTCGGATGCTGGCGTGACGGATAGAGATGGattcgtcgagctcagTTGCGGGCGTCGCCGGTTTCGAGTGCAGAAACGGGATCCACGCGTCGCGTAGGTCAGAAAAGCGTTGGTGCGTCAATCCCAGACTCTCGCGATTGCCTTCAAAGTGAGCTTTGGTTGGTAGTGGACGCTGTGAGTCAATTTCGATGCGTGCGATGAGCTCTTGGATGCGATCTTGTGGAATGGTAGCGTCGAACTCGCGTACAACAAACGACTGTGTGCTAGAGCCGATGAGCTTGTGATTGCGTTGATCTTGCACTGGCGATTTCTCGTTGTACGATTCGATCCGGACACCATTGGCATGGCTCTTACTCGGCTGCAGATCGTGTTGGGCGCTGCGATACACCGAGTCGACACTGGGCTTGGTGTCAAAGAGCTCCCAAAATTCGTGGCCTTCAAGAGCGCGGTCGAGGTAGCGCGGCAGATTTTGACCGGCTGACTCGGCAATGGGACGAGGTAAAGTATGAATGTGGTTTTCCTtcagaagctcatgtaCCCAACGCTGAGCGGTTTGTGGGCTGTCATTAGGATGATCTGGCAGAACAGGTCGCAGAAAGCGAAAGAGCTGCCACCAGTCGTACACCTTTGTATCCGAGACGATCCAACGACGGCCCCAGCCTGCATGGTTGCTTTGATGGAGAAGCAGTATGGCTCTCGCCACGTCGGAACCATGGACAAAGTGAACACTGCCCTTGACGGAGAGGAGCTCTTTGGAGGCGCCTAGACGTGAAGCAAAGTTTTTGGGTTGTCGCTGTGCACCGTACAGGCCGGCGAGGTTGAGAACGGCGGCTGTGCCTGGAGTTCTGGATGCGGCTAGGGAGGTGATATCCAGGAGTCGTTGCTCGGCGGCTGCTCTAGGATTGGAGGTGTCGAAgggagaggaggaggagctccTTCCAGGACCCCAAATACCGGTGCTTCCAAGCTGGATCCATCGAGTGGGGCCGTGCAACTCTTGGTATTCGCGGACCAGGTCGTCGACTTGCTCGAGGTTTTTTATGGgaaagatgatgacgacggtgGATGCGCGTGGTAGTGGAGTGAGCGACTGCCTCGTGACGGGATCAGTGAGTTGAAACTGGATTCTATGTCTGTCCTCATTTGTGTCCGGTGGCGAACGTGAGGTGTAGGTATAGCGAAGGTGATTTTGGTGGAGAAGCGGGATGAGGAAGGTGCCGGTCCATCCGgagccgagcagcagcacatcGACAGATTCTTGCGAGCAGCTGATTCGCGTCATGGCTACGAGGTAACGTTGGGGCGCTCAGGTACTCGAAAAGTTGATCGAGGATCACTGTACGACGTCAAGCTGTAGCGGAGGCGTCAGATGCgggaatcgtgattcgtgattctatCCGTGATCAGCACGCGTGACAGGACAACGGACGAAAAGGACCGTCGACGATCCGACCAGAGCCGGTGAAAGAagcgtggatcgtggatcgtcaACCCTCCACATGTGCAACGAGCATAAATcacgtgaatcgtgaatcgtgaaacgTGAAACGTGAAtttcacgactcgtgactgcaacTTTACGAACCTCTAACACTCTGAATTAGCGAGCACGTGGAGCCGGAGCCACAAGCACGAAACATGaagcactcacgattcgtgactcgtgactgtgacttgaGATAACTTACGAAAGAGGATCCACAGATTGAAACTTTTCGagacgccgacgagcacgaaACAGTTTCTGTAGGGATACGAGacggatgcggatgcggatgcggatgcggatgcggtTGGGATAGCACCCGCAATAAGCACCAGGCTTCAAGGTTGCTCGGCCATGTGACGGTAGGATGTGATGCTTTCGGAAGgggttcacgattgggtGTGACTTTCGACGTGATCCGCATGCGACGGCGATCTAGCCCTCACCCGAAAGAGATCCATCTGCTTTTTCTCTCAACAACGCTTGGCACAGTAGTCACAGTACTGCTGCAATGCAACCCTGGGGGGGGTGCGACTCATTGCTGCAGACACACGCGACTGGCCGGGTGAGACCGAAACGGTGGCGTGAGCGACGCACGATAAGATGATGCAAGTTCTGATaacagagagagagacacGAGGGACGGAGgtggatcgacgagctgcagtGCATGCAGGAgcgagtcacagtcacgagttgtgagtcaGTTGTAAGTGGCTGACATAATAAAACCATCGAACACCGACGGAGGCGGCTCCAAAGATCTGCAGAGCCATCCATCATTCTGCCAAGTTATCGTGATGCGGTGTcattcgtgcttgacgcttcgtGACTGCAGAGAATgacgacaatcacgaatccaaaGCGGGGATTAAAGCTGAACAACCAACCCACgaaccattcacgatttggttTCACACTTTGATTTCAACCCTTTGTTTTATACACCGACGCAAACGTGATGAGGCTTATGCGGGAGTCGAGCATCGAAGATCCAGACGGAGAAGAGAAGAGTCATTTCTTATCTTCATAAAGGGTTAATGTGCTGTACGGTTAAAGCCGTCCCTGCTTAGTCATCGTAGTACCTGAGTAGAGCAGTGTCTGAACGAccttattcgtgatttgttcTGTGGAtcgtgagtgagtcgtgaatctggAAAACCCAAGAAAACTCAACCAGCGCGGGATCTGCTTTGGTTTGCTACTCGAAtctgtgctgtgctgtgtCTCTTGGTTTATAAGAGTGTGTGTGCCTTTGAGCTGCCCGTGTTTAATAAATCTTGACTATTCGGGATTCAtcgttcgtgattattgGCTTACGCGCGAAACCAGACACGGGACAGGGTTCACAGCTAACTTggccagtcacgagtcgccagtcacgagtttgtCTGTACAGCAACGTGaaggattcacgattcggattcggattcgtgcttggtgcttggtgcttggtgcttggtgcttggtgcttgttgGTCACGAGTCGAAAATCATGAAGTCGCCCTGATTCAGCGCGCCTTTTCGTCTCGCATATCGGTTCGGCGCGCATGTTTTTGCGCCAAACTGCCGTATTGGGCAACTGATCGCACCAATGCTTTgtggtgttggtctttTCGTGTTGGTGCTGATCACAGTAGTGATTAGTGAGCAGTGTGTACTCACGAGTGAGAGTGACGAGCGCGTCTTGTTTCGCTTGGTGCTAGGTCTCACTCCAACTCCTCCTCGAGCTAAAAATGTCAACTCCGAGCTCTGTTCTGTGTTAGCGTCGGCTCTTTTGACAAGATCATGACTTTTAACGCTCTCCATCTACCCTTGCTTGATCTTGCACCGTAACTAGGTCCAAAACCTCGACACACCATTCTTCGCACAAACACGCACCTTAGCAGCACCTAGCTGCCCGTCATATACACCCAGGCGCGTTCATCCCAACGCTTGTCTGGCTTCCTCATCCCACTTGCGCCTACATTCTTCCCCGTTGTCCTTGTCTCTCGAGCATGGTCCGGTGATCCTTCTCTTGTCATTCGCGTAGGCATCGCccgccaacaccatcatGAAGACGTCCAGCATCGAATCGTCATCCGCTTTGCAGCCtggcggtgctggcggtgctggcggtgctggcggtgctggCTTGGGCGTCGCTGGCGTCAGTATCGACTTTGGCACTTTCAATTCATCCCTCAGCTCGCCTTCTACCACCGCAAGGACACCTAGATGGGGCACCATACGTCAACGCTTCAGCAGCATTCAGTCACGCGACAACCCTTCCCTTGCCGAAgatggcatcgacgatgccaTGTGGGACAAGAACGATGCTGCTTTCCTCGAAGAAGTCGCCCGCGATTCGCCTCTCCTCCTTCGCTCACCCCATCGCTTCGATTCTCCAGCCATGACCCTAGACGACAACTTGGCCAGTCCAACATCTCTCTCCTCATCCCGTCCCAACAGCTCTCTCCTCTCCAAAATCGAGGTCGCCTCTCCTTCAGCTTCCAATACCTCGATTTGCTCCACTCCCATCGCCTCGCACGAACCACTACCAGCTGTACCAGCTGCTTCCTTTGGTTCCTTTGGTTCCTTTGGTTCCTTTGGTCCCGCTCGGCCTTGGCCTCGGTCCATGCGCAAGACTCCTTCTGCTACCCTTTTACCTGATCTTCCCGAACAGAGCCGCATAGGTGATGCTATCACCTACCTACGcccttccacctcgtcttcctcaAATGCATCCatgccgccgccgccaccaccaccacctcttcTCCCTTCCATCGCATCTCCATCCTCTTTCATGGCCTCTGGCTTCTCCAATCACAACGCCAACCAGTCTGCCAGCAGCACTGGCAGCCCGCACTCGAGCCTTGGCTCCAGTCCCATGCTCGCTCACAGCCTGCATATCCCGAGTGACTCGGTTCGTTCCGCCAACCTCCAGGACCAATACCCCCGCTCACCTTCGCTTCACAGCTCTTCTTCCTTTACCAATCCGAGCTATGTACTTCGCCCGCTCGACGATCGCACCGCAAATGCCAacgctcgccaacgcaCCATCTCCTCCAACTCGGCTATCAGCTCGGCCTGGACCACACCATCCTTCTCATCCATCGACCATCGCCCCAGCCGAGCTCAGATCAGCAGTCCGCTTGTCCCCACCATCGCATCCCTCTCGTCACTACCTTCGAGTCCAGAGGTGATCTTTGGTCACCATTTTGAGCCTGCCTCCCCGATTCTCACCCGTCTCGCAGCCGAGAATAATTTCGCCACGGCAAACATCAACCAAGCGCGCCTTTCGATTGCCAGTAAATCCGGCTCTCCCGTGATCCCTTGCTCACCTTGCTCACAAACTGCATCCCTCGCGGCGTCATCCACCAACACCTCTGACCCACCCGCGAACCAACCGAGCGCTCTTGTTCGAAAGCATACCAAGAATCGTAGCAGTCTGGTCTCGGGTCTTCGCAAGCTCATGGGCAAACGCGAAAAAGAGGGCAAGCCCGCTTCCGCTAACCTTGCTGACGACGCTCCAACGCCGCTGTCATTACCCTTGTCGTCCCAAGCAGCCGCGCCAACAGCGTCTTTGACCAGTCCCGAGACGCACCCAAACAACAACGCCGTGCCCAGCCGAGCAGAACTCGACCTGCTTGGTCTGGCGCCAGACGCGTTCGAGTCGGATGCCACGTTGCAAGCCTTGCACGATTCGTCCAACAGCCGCGTCGCTAACCTTGCTACAAGGCCGGATGCTTCACCAATCCCTTGCGGAAACTTTCTAGCCGCGCCATTCGATTCCGACCAGGGGCAGTCGATCgcgccttgctcgccaGACTTGCGTGCAATGAGCATCGACGGTGGCAGGCGACCGTTGCGCAAAGTACTTTCATCACGCTCACGCAAGGAGTCCAACTCcagagctgcagctcgcgATAGCGTCATTCAACACATCTCGCACGACCAAGCTCACAGATTGACGCGAAGTGCTGGCCCTGTCTTTCTCCCAACCGAACAGGCTATCAAGGAGCATCGTGCGCTGTATGCCAAGCCGCCTGCCACCACTAGTTTTCCTGACGCCGTCGATCTTGACTTGCACCATGCCAGACCTTCTGCATCGGCCCTTGCCGATCACAACGAATTCACTCAATATCAGCCAGTGATCGAGTGTGTCGAGATGCTGGCCACGctgagcaacagcagcaacatcaaCGACATTGCTTCCTCGGACTCATCGTCGGTCTCTGTGCGCTCGACGGCGACGGATACGACTTCGATGCAACGCGCTCCTTTTTCGTATCGGTCGCAGATGTACAGGCCCCACTCTCGCGAATCGCTCGATTCCACTCGTTCGTCGAGCTTAGCTTCGTTTGCTCGTCCATCGACGGCCGATGCTACTACGCCATTCAACCCTTCGCATCGCACAGCTCTGTCTCTGGGCTCGCAAAACGCACTCACAAGTGTTCACAATGCCCAGACATTCAACACTTGTCCGAACGGCGCGCCAGGCAGCATGCCCCCGCCCGTCGGCAAGCCGAACTGCAAGCGCGGACACACTAGTCGTCGCTCGCTCAGTAGCCTCGTCGGAAACAGACCGTGGTCAAGCTTTTTGAGCTCGCCTGtgcttggaagcagcggctcgcactcgcaccATTCTAAGCGTGTATCTGGTGTGGTCATTTCACGGCCCATGTCGGTAACATCGTCGACGTTTTCCAGCCATCTGTCTAGTGGCGCTAGTGGAGACGACCAACACACTGCCGATCTTACATTGCGTGCTTCGGATTTTGagcgcgcagcagcagcagcagccgcagccaCGCGAGCACGCGCAGAAGGATCGCGTGTTAGGGTtgactcgactcgctcagctTATTCCAATTCGTCGGAACCGGGTTTTACAGTCGGAGTGATAAAGAATTGCACTAATCAGACAAGGCAATCAAGCCACGATggttcttcttggcagTTTTCTCGTCCCACCTCGAACCCACTGTTGTTTGCCCTTGCTCCACCTGCAGCCCCGTCCTCTGCTTCGTCGCATCATTCGTACCACTCGCATAACTCGTTTCCCTCGCACCACTCTTCTCGTTCCTTCGCCACCTCGGGCGCATCTATCTCTCCTGCATCCACCTCTACCTCCATTTTCGCTAATAACCTCGTCCACCCCATTCCATCGCCCTCCACGTCGAGTAGGCTCACACACACATCGGGGATttcgtccagctcggcgcTTCGCCACGAAAGCTCGCACTTGCTTCGACGTCCTGCTACCGGTGACGGTCCCACTTCGCCTCCACTTGCAAGCAGCGGCAGTCTCCCATCGGTTAGCCTCACTGCACCTTCGTTCGCTTTGCCACTGGTgcagtcgtcgtcgctcgagAATATTCAAGACGTGCGCATAGGCTCGATTCCAACAGTGCTAGGCTCTTCGACGACCCCTCATCCTGTTGGTGCAGGTTATCGTCTTTCTGCCTCCGGCTCGTGCGTTGCGCACCGCAAGCGTCCTTCATTTGGGCTTGCCATCGAGCCTGCCGCTCACTCCGCCTTTGATAGCATCCCAAGTCCGTTACTGCACACTCGTCGCACCTCGTCAGTGCTCAACGAAAGCGTAGTACCTCAACGCCCTTTCTCTACgtcctcgatcttggcagctCGAACCACGCAGTCAGGAAATTCGTCCAATACGAGTTGCAACGCTTCGGCTCGTGCTTCAGCGGCTACGCTCTCGTCGACTCAACCCTTTGAACCTTTGAACGACCTAGAGAGCGAGACACTTGGTGAAGACACACCTATCAAACCAACATACGGCGTCAGCAACCCAGTCTCGACAGCGCTCCCAGCTCTGGAATCTGCCATGGCTGCAGCTTCGCTTGAGCAGCCTGTCTCGAATCGGCGTCGCTCAGTCTCGGTGCCGACGGACGAAGATGACTCGCCCCCACAATACATGGACCAGACCTGGGGCCGCGCCACGGAAAGCTCCATGCTCAGCTACGGTGAAAGCGCGAGCAACTCGGCCGTGGAACAACATCACATGTCTCGTCAATACCTGATTCACTCGCCcaacgaggaggagggcGCGGCGCTTACCATCAGCACAGCCtcttcggcgtcgtcggGTCGTCTCAGCCAAGCTTCGAAAGACATTGGCTTTGGTTCCATCGCCGGGATGGTGAGCAAGGTCTTTGAGCATCCGTTCGACTTGGTCAAGGTGCGTCTGCAGACGCAATCCTCGGATCAGCCGGCGCGCTACGCTGGTGCTTTGGATTGTTTCAAGCAAACCTACGTGCAAGAAGGCCTTCGCGGACTGTACCGCGGTCTCAGCATGCCCGTGTTTGGCGCGACGCTCGAGAATGCTTGTCTGTTTTTCACGTACAACCAGATCCAGTCGGCTATCCGATGGTTCAACGGTGAAGCGACCGGGGTATCTGCTGCGAAAGCGGATGCAGAGTCGCCGCTCTCGATTCCACAGCTGGCGATTGCAGCGGCGGGCGCTGGTGCGGTGACCAGTGTCGTGCTCACGCcgatcgagctgatcaagtGCAAGATGCAGGTGCAGATGATTACGCGTGAACAGCATGCGCCGCAAGTGTCTgttggagcagctgcagcaaggGTGGCTCAGACTCCGCTCGAGCAAACACGATCGCTGTACACGAGTGGCATGCGCGCCGCTGCATCGACGCGCTCGTCGGCACAAgcgatcaagacgctcgacgGTCCGCTTGCACTGCTACGCCGAACCATCGCAGCAGACGGCATCCGTGGTCTGTGGCTTGGCCAAACCGGGACGCTTCTGCGCGAGACCGGAGGTGGCGTCGCATGGTTCCTTGCGTTCGaaagctgctctcgctACCTGATCGCGCGCAAGAAGGCACTGTACAATCGTGACGACGTGACCAAAAAGGATCTGGGCACGCTCGAACTCGTAGGCTCAGGCGCGTTGGCAGGTATCAGCTACAATGTCGTCCTCTTCCCCGCCGATTCGGTCAAATCTACCATGCAGACCGAACAGGAAATGCGCGCTGTGTCGAACACAGCAGCCACAGAGTGGAAGCGGACCGGCTTTTACGAGACGTTCAAAAAAATCTATCGAACCAGAGGCGTACGCGGATTGTATGCCGGTTGCGGCGTCACTTGCTTGCGAAGTGCTCCGTCGAGCGCTATCATCTTTTTGATGTACAACAAGTTGGAGAAGCTCAGTGACGAATATGGACTATAGACCTGCCCAAGTGCAGTGCAGTCGAGGACAAGCGCGACAGCGCACAGTTGTCCCGAAAGGCGTGTCGCTTGATTTGCGTATAGATGACACGTTGGCACGTCACGATGGTGTACTTGAATAGATATCCGAGGTAATCTTAATGATTGTTGATCGAGTGTCTatgcgtcgtcgtcgaagcTGAAACTCAGCCCTTTGCCTGGCTGCGGTTTGGGCTTGTTGGGGAGTGTGTTTGCTTTGGGCTTTCGCGTGTCTTGTTTCGGGTTGGGATTGCTGTTCTTGGAGGGTGAGCGgatgagctgcttgacgtGGTCGAGCGGATCGGTGGCGTTGTGCGGTGCATGGTCGACAGAGTCGATGGGAATGCGTCGTCGCTTGCTTGACGTAGCAGCTGTGTTGGTACCTGGGCTACTTGAAACAACGGCTATGTGGTGCGTTTGAGCGGTGCGTGACTCGGGCTGTGGAGCGGACGTCTTGAGTC carries:
- a CDS encoding uncharacterized protein (related to epoxide hydrolase), producing MTRISCSQESVDVLLLGSGWTGTFLIPLLHQNHLRYTYTSRSPPDTNEDRHRIQFQLTDPVTRQSLTPLPRASTVVIIFPIKNLEQVDDLVREYQELHGPTRWIQLGSTGIWGPGRSSSSSPFDTSNPRAAAEQRLLDITSLAASRTPGTAAVLNLAGLYGAQRQPKNFASRLGASKELLSVKGSVHFVHGSDVARAILLLHQSNHAGWGRRWIVSDTKVYDWWQLFRFLRPVLPDHPNDSPQTAQRWVHELLKENHIHTLPRPIAESAGQNLPRYLDRALEGHEFWELFDTKPSVDSVYRSAQHDLQPSKSHANGVRIESYNEKSPVQDQRNHKLIGSSTQSFVVREFDATIPQDRIQELIARIEIDSQRPLPTKAHFEGNRESLGLTHQRFSDLRDAWIPFLHSKPATPATELDESISIRHASIRRSGPDHDTWAAEQARISSFSHYSVLIEDVDVHFIHERANAPAAGFNTKVIPLLLLHGWPGSFHEFLQVIKPLAHPGNLTPVHFDVVVPSHPGYIFSSAAAGLARDSRTAKLVGSHSGPDGDLLVKDVARIMHKLMLTLGYHNYAIQAGDWGAAVLRSMANQFPQNVRAVHLNFCPCQGPNLIVPLLGRELTPRWVLRLPHLVSKQRYAKRALGLFESWTSGKRGRSSCVTGRVFGHAAELGVEMAWKVASVLSMGSIPPPLSLDERESLLRGMQFASNASAYASMHATRPSTLGLVLSRSPLATLAWVAEKMYAWSDSHPTPNTILANLTLYESTDTIAGSFYPYRNRDARGPSEIASDPDNYIHQPTGYSSFPLEIIQAPQSFVQASVNLCWYRKHAQGGHFAALEEPAILVDDITDCFAQIWPL
- a CDS encoding uncharacterized protein (related to mitochondrial amino acid transporter ARG-13); translated protein: MKTSSIESSSALQPGGAGGAGGAGGAGLGVAGVSIDFGTFNSSLSSPSTTARTPRWGTIRQRFSSIQSRDNPSLAEDGIDDAMWDKNDAAFLEEVARDSPLLLRSPHRFDSPAMTLDDNLASPTSLSSSRPNSSLLSKIEVASPSASNTSICSTPIASHEPLPAVPAASFGSFGSFGSFGPARPWPRSMRKTPSATLLPDLPEQSRIGDAITYLRPSTSSSSNASMPPPPPPPPLLPSIASPSSFMASGFSNHNANQSASSTGSPHSSLGSSPMLAHSLHIPSDSVRSANLQDQYPRSPSLHSSSSFTNPSYVLRPLDDRTANANARQRTISSNSAISSAWTTPSFSSIDHRPSRAQISSPLVPTIASLSSLPSSPEVIFGHHFEPASPILTRLAAENNFATANINQARLSIASKSGSPVIPCSPCSQTASLAASSTNTSDPPANQPSALVRKHTKNRSSLVSGLRKLMGKREKEGKPASANLADDAPTPLSLPLSSQAAAPTASLTSPETHPNNNAVPSRAELDLLGLAPDAFESDATLQALHDSSNSRVANLATRPDASPIPCGNFLAAPFDSDQGQSIAPCSPDLRAMSIDGGRRPLRKVLSSRSRKESNSRAAARDSVIQHISHDQAHRLTRSAGPVFLPTEQAIKEHRALYAKPPATTSFPDAVDLDLHHARPSASALADHNEFTQYQPVIECVEMLATLSNSSNINDIASSDSSSVSVRSTATDTTSMQRAPFSYRSQMYRPHSRESLDSTRSSSLASFARPSTADATTPFNPSHRTALSLGSQNALTSVHNAQTFNTCPNGAPGSMPPPVGKPNCKRGHTSRRSLSSLVGNRPWSSFLSSPVLGSSGSHSHHSKRVSGVVISRPMSVTSSTFSSHLSSGASGDDQHTADLTLRASDFERAAAAAAAATRARAEGSRVRVDSTRSAYSNSSEPGFTVGVIKNCTNQTRQSSHDGSSWQFSRPTSNPLLFALAPPAAPSSASSHHSYHSHNSFPSHHSSRSFATSGASISPASTSTSIFANNLVHPIPSPSTSSRLTHTSGISSSSALRHESSHLLRRPATGDGPTSPPLASSGSLPSVSLTAPSFALPLVQSSSLENIQDVRIGSIPTVLGSSTTPHPVGAGYRLSASGSCVAHRKRPSFGLAIEPAAHSAFDSIPSPLLHTRRTSSVLNESVVPQRPFSTSSILAARTTQSGNSSNTSCNASARASAATLSSTQPFEPLNDLESETLGEDTPIKPTYGVSNPVSTALPALESAMAAASLEQPVSNRRRSVSVPTDEDDSPPQYMDQTWGRATESSMLSYGESASNSAVEQHHMSRQYLIHSPNEEEGAALTISTASSASSGRLSQASKDIGFGSIAGMVSKVFEHPFDLVKVRLQTQSSDQPARYAGALDCFKQTYVQEGLRGLYRGLSMPVFGATLENACLFFTYNQIQSAIRWFNGEATGVSAAKADAESPLSIPQLAIAAAGAGAVTSVVLTPIELIKCKMQVQMITREQHAPQVSVGAAAARVAQTPLEQTRSLYTSGMRAAASTRSSAQAIKTLDGPLALLRRTIAADGIRGLWLGQTGTLLRETGGGVAWFLAFESCSRYLIARKKALYNRDDVTKKDLGTLELVGSGALAGISYNVVLFPADSVKSTMQTEQEMRAVSNTAATEWKRTGFYETFKKIYRTRGVRGLYAGCGVTCLRSAPSSAIIFLMYNKLEKLSDEYGL